A window of the Gorilla gorilla gorilla isolate KB3781 chromosome 8, NHGRI_mGorGor1-v2.1_pri, whole genome shotgun sequence genome harbors these coding sequences:
- the NDST2 gene encoding bifunctional heparan sulfate N-deacetylase/N-sulfotransferase 2 isoform X1, protein MLQLWKVVRPARQLELHRLILLLIAFSLGSMGFLAYYVSTSPKAKEPLPLPLGDCSSGGAAGPGPARPPVPPRPPRPPETARTEPVVLVFVESAYSQLGQEIVAILESSRFRYSTELAPGRGDMPTLTDNTHGRYVLVIYENLLKYVNLDAWSRELLDRYCVEYGVGIIGFFRAHEHSLLSAQLKGFPLFLHSNLGLRDYQVNPSAPLLHLTRPSRLEPGPLPGDDWTIFQSNHSTYEPVLLASLRPAEPPVPGPVLRRARLPTVVQDLGLHDGIQRVLFGHGLSFWLHKLIFVDAVAYLTGKRLCLDLDRYILVDIDDIFVGKEGTRMKVADVEALLTTQNKLRTLVPNFTFNLGFSGKFYHTGTEEEDAGDDMLLKHRKEFWWFPHMWSHMQPHLFHNRSVLADQMRLNKQFALEHGIPTDLGYAVAPHHSGVYPIHTQLYEAWKSVWGIQVTSTEEYPHLRPARYRRGFIHNGIMVLPRQTCGLFTHTIFYNEYPGGSRELDRSIRGGELFLTVLLNPISIFMTHLSNYGNDRLGLYTFESLVRFLQCWTRLRLQTLPPVPLAQKYFELFPQERSPLWQNPCDDKRHKDIWSKEKTCDRLPKFLIVGPQKTGTTAIHFFLSLHPAVTSSFPSPSTFEEIQFFNGPNYHKGIDWYMDFFPVPSNASTDFLFEKSATYFDSEVVPRRGAALLPRAKIITVLTNPADRAYSWYQHQRAHGDPVALNYTFYQVISASSQTPLALRSLQNRCLVPGYYSTHLQRWLTYYPSGQLLIVDGQELRTNPAASMESIQKFLGITPFLNYTRTLRFDDDKGFWCQGLEGGKTRCLGRSKGRRYPDMDTESRLFLTDFFRNHNLELSKLLSRLGQPVPSWLREELQHSSLG, encoded by the exons ATGCTCCAGTTGTGGAAGGTGGTACGCCCAGCTCGGCAGCTGGAACTGCACCGCCTCATACTGCTGCTGATCGCTTTCAGCCTGGGCTCCATGGGCTTCCTGGCTTATTATGTGTCCACCAGCCCTAAGGCCAAGGAACCCTTGCCCCTGCCCTTGGGAGACTGCAGCAGCGGTGGGGCAGCTGGTCCTGGCCCTGCACGGCCTCCAGTTCCACCTCGGCCCCCCAGGCCTCCAGAGACAGCTCGAACTGAACCCGTGGTCCTTGTGTTTGTGGAGAGTGCATACTCACAGCTGGGGCAGGAAATTGTGGCCATCCTGGAGTCTAGTCGTTTTCGTTATAGCACTGAGTTGGCACCTGGCCGAGGGGACATGCCCACATTGACTGATAATACCCATGGCCGCTATGTCTTGGTCATTTATGAGAACCTGCTCAAGTATGTCAACCTGGATGCCTGGAGTCGGGAACTGCTAGACCGGTACTGCGTGGAGTATGGTGTGGGCATCATTGGCTTTTTCCGAGCCCACGAGCACAGCCTACTGAGCGCCCAGCTCAAGGGCTTTCCCCTTTTTTTACACTCAAACTTGGGGCTCCGGGACTACCAAGTGAATCCTTCTGCCCCGCTACTGCATCTCACACGCCCCAGCCGCCTAGAACCAGGGCCACTGCCTGGTGATGACTGGACCATTTTCCAATCCAATCATAGTACATATGAACCAGTGCTTCTTGCCAGCCTTCGGCCAGCTGAGCCCCCAGTGCCAGGACCAGTTCTTCGTCGGGCCCGGCTTCCCACTGTGGTACAGGACCTGGGGCTTCATGATGGCATCCAGCGGGTGCTCTTTGGACATGGCCTTTCCTTCTGGCTCCACAAACTTATCTTCGTTGATGCTGTTGCATACCTCACTGGCAAGCGCCTCTGCCTGGACCTTGACCGCTACATCTTGGTAGACATCGATGACATCTTTGTGGGCAAGGAAGGGACCCGCATGAAGGTGGCTGATGTTGAG GCTCTGTTGACCACCCAGAACAAACTCAGGACCTTAGTTCCCAACTTCACCTTCAACTTGGGCTTCTCGGGCAAGTTCTATCATACTG GGACAGAGGAGGAGGATGCAGGGGACGACATGCTGCTGAAGCACCGCAAAGAGTTCTGGTGGTTCCCCCACATGTGGAGCCACATGCAGCCACACCTGTTCCACAATCGCTCCGTGCTGGCTGACCAGATGAGGCTCAACAAACAGTTTGCTCTG GAGCATGGGATTCCCACGGACCTGGGGTATGCTGTGGCCCCCCACCACTCGGGTGTGTACCCCATCCACACGCAGCTCTATGAGGCCTGGAAATCCGTGTGGGGCATCCAGGTGACCAGCACTGAGGAGTATCCCCATCTCCGCCCTGCCCGCTACCGCCGTGGCTTCATTCACAATGGCATTATG gTGCTGCCCCGGCAGACATGTGGCCTCTTCACTCACACAATCTTCTATAATGAGTATCCTGGAGGCTCTCGTGAACTAGACCGGAGCATCCGAGGTGGAGAGCTCTTTCTGACGGTGCTGCTTAATCCG ATCAGCATCTTTATGACCCATCTGTCCAATTATGGAAATGACCGGCTGGGCCTATACACCTTTGAGAGCTTGGTGCGCTTCCTCCAGTGTTGGACACGGCTGCGCCTACAGACCCTTCCTCCTGTCCCGCTTGCACAGAAGTACTTTGAACTTTTCCCTCAGGAGCGAAGCCCCCTTTGGCAG AATCCCTGTGATGACAAGAGGCACAAAGATATCTGGTCCAAGGAGAAAACCTGTGATCGTCTCCCGAAGTTCCTCATTGTGGGACCCCAGAAAACAG GGACTACAGCTATTCACTTCTTCCTGAGCCTGCACCCAGCTGTAACTAGCAGCTTCCCTAGCCCCAGCACATTTGAGGAGATTCAGTTCTTCAACGGCCCTAATTACCACAAGGGTATTGACTG GTACATGGATTTCTTCCCTGTTCCTTCCAATGCCAGCACTGATTTCCTATTTGAAAAAAGTGCCACCTACTTTGACTCAGAAGTTGTACCACGGCGGGGGGCTGCCCTCCTGCCACGAGCCAAGATCATCACAGTGCTCACCAACCCTGCTGACAGGGCCTACTCCTGGTACCAG CATCAGCGAGCCCATGGAGACCCAGTTGCTCTGAACTATACCTTCTATCAGGTGATTTCAGCCTCCTCCCAGACCCCTCTGGCACTACGCTCCCTGCAGAACCGCTGTCTTGTCCCTGGCTACTATTCTACCCATCTACAACGCTGGCTGACTTACTACCCCTCTGGACAG TTGCTGATTGTGGATGGGCAAGAGCTGCGTACCAACCCAGCAGCCTCAATGGAGAGCATCCAGAAGTTCCTGGGTATCACACCCTTTCTGAACTACACACGGACCCTCAG GTTTGATGATGATAAGGGATTTTGGTGCCAGGGACTTGAAGGTGGTAAGACTCGCTGTCTAGGCCGGAGCAAAGGCCGGAGGTATCCAGATATGGACACTGAG TCCCGTCTTTTCCTTACGGATTTTTTCCGGAACCATAATTTGGAGTTGTCGAAGCTGCTGAGCCGGCTTGGACAGCCAGTGCCCTCATGGCTTCGGGAAGAACTGCAGCATTCCAGTCTGGGCTGA
- the NDST2 gene encoding bifunctional heparan sulfate N-deacetylase/N-sulfotransferase 2 isoform X2, translated as MLQLWKVVRPARQLELHRLILLLIAFSLGSMGFLAYYVSTSPKAKEPLPLPLGDCSSGGAAGPGPARPPVPPRPPRPPETARTEPVVLVFVESAYSQLGQEIVAILESSRFRYSTELAPGRGDMPTLTDNTHGRYVLVIYENLLKYVNLDAWSRELLDRYCVEYGVGIIGFFRAHEHSLLSAQLKGFPLFLHSNLGLRDYQVNPSAPLLHLTRPSRLEPGPLPGDDWTIFQSNHSTYEPVLLASLRPAEPPVPGPVLRRARLPTVVQDLGLHDGIQRVLFGHGLSFWLHKLIFVDAVAYLTGKRLCLDLDRYILVDIDDIFVGKEGTRMKVADVEALLTTQNKLRTLVPNFTFNLGFSGKFYHTGTEEEDAGDDMLLKHRKEFWWFPHMWSHMQPHLFHNRSVLADQMRLNKQFALEHGIPTDLGYAVAPHHSGVYPIHTQLYEAWKSVWGIQVTSTEEYPHLRPARYRRGFIHNGIMVLPRQTCGLFTHTIFYNEYPGGSRELDRSIRGGELFLTVLLNPISIFMTHLSNYGNDRLGLYTFESLVRFLQCWTRLRLQTLPPVPLAQKYFELFPQERSPLWQNPCDDKRHKDIWSKEKTCDRLPKFLIVGPQKTGTTAIHFFLSLHPAVTSSFPSPSTFEEIQFFNGPNYHKGIDWYMDFFPVPSNASTDFLFEKSATYFDSEVVPRRGAALLPRAKIITVLTNPADRAYSWYQHQRAHGDPVALNYTFYQVISASSQTPLALRSLQNRCLVPGYYSTHLQRWLTYYPSGQLLIVDGQELRTNPAASMESIQKFLGLMMIRDFGARDLKVVRLAV; from the exons ATGCTCCAGTTGTGGAAGGTGGTACGCCCAGCTCGGCAGCTGGAACTGCACCGCCTCATACTGCTGCTGATCGCTTTCAGCCTGGGCTCCATGGGCTTCCTGGCTTATTATGTGTCCACCAGCCCTAAGGCCAAGGAACCCTTGCCCCTGCCCTTGGGAGACTGCAGCAGCGGTGGGGCAGCTGGTCCTGGCCCTGCACGGCCTCCAGTTCCACCTCGGCCCCCCAGGCCTCCAGAGACAGCTCGAACTGAACCCGTGGTCCTTGTGTTTGTGGAGAGTGCATACTCACAGCTGGGGCAGGAAATTGTGGCCATCCTGGAGTCTAGTCGTTTTCGTTATAGCACTGAGTTGGCACCTGGCCGAGGGGACATGCCCACATTGACTGATAATACCCATGGCCGCTATGTCTTGGTCATTTATGAGAACCTGCTCAAGTATGTCAACCTGGATGCCTGGAGTCGGGAACTGCTAGACCGGTACTGCGTGGAGTATGGTGTGGGCATCATTGGCTTTTTCCGAGCCCACGAGCACAGCCTACTGAGCGCCCAGCTCAAGGGCTTTCCCCTTTTTTTACACTCAAACTTGGGGCTCCGGGACTACCAAGTGAATCCTTCTGCCCCGCTACTGCATCTCACACGCCCCAGCCGCCTAGAACCAGGGCCACTGCCTGGTGATGACTGGACCATTTTCCAATCCAATCATAGTACATATGAACCAGTGCTTCTTGCCAGCCTTCGGCCAGCTGAGCCCCCAGTGCCAGGACCAGTTCTTCGTCGGGCCCGGCTTCCCACTGTGGTACAGGACCTGGGGCTTCATGATGGCATCCAGCGGGTGCTCTTTGGACATGGCCTTTCCTTCTGGCTCCACAAACTTATCTTCGTTGATGCTGTTGCATACCTCACTGGCAAGCGCCTCTGCCTGGACCTTGACCGCTACATCTTGGTAGACATCGATGACATCTTTGTGGGCAAGGAAGGGACCCGCATGAAGGTGGCTGATGTTGAG GCTCTGTTGACCACCCAGAACAAACTCAGGACCTTAGTTCCCAACTTCACCTTCAACTTGGGCTTCTCGGGCAAGTTCTATCATACTG GGACAGAGGAGGAGGATGCAGGGGACGACATGCTGCTGAAGCACCGCAAAGAGTTCTGGTGGTTCCCCCACATGTGGAGCCACATGCAGCCACACCTGTTCCACAATCGCTCCGTGCTGGCTGACCAGATGAGGCTCAACAAACAGTTTGCTCTG GAGCATGGGATTCCCACGGACCTGGGGTATGCTGTGGCCCCCCACCACTCGGGTGTGTACCCCATCCACACGCAGCTCTATGAGGCCTGGAAATCCGTGTGGGGCATCCAGGTGACCAGCACTGAGGAGTATCCCCATCTCCGCCCTGCCCGCTACCGCCGTGGCTTCATTCACAATGGCATTATG gTGCTGCCCCGGCAGACATGTGGCCTCTTCACTCACACAATCTTCTATAATGAGTATCCTGGAGGCTCTCGTGAACTAGACCGGAGCATCCGAGGTGGAGAGCTCTTTCTGACGGTGCTGCTTAATCCG ATCAGCATCTTTATGACCCATCTGTCCAATTATGGAAATGACCGGCTGGGCCTATACACCTTTGAGAGCTTGGTGCGCTTCCTCCAGTGTTGGACACGGCTGCGCCTACAGACCCTTCCTCCTGTCCCGCTTGCACAGAAGTACTTTGAACTTTTCCCTCAGGAGCGAAGCCCCCTTTGGCAG AATCCCTGTGATGACAAGAGGCACAAAGATATCTGGTCCAAGGAGAAAACCTGTGATCGTCTCCCGAAGTTCCTCATTGTGGGACCCCAGAAAACAG GGACTACAGCTATTCACTTCTTCCTGAGCCTGCACCCAGCTGTAACTAGCAGCTTCCCTAGCCCCAGCACATTTGAGGAGATTCAGTTCTTCAACGGCCCTAATTACCACAAGGGTATTGACTG GTACATGGATTTCTTCCCTGTTCCTTCCAATGCCAGCACTGATTTCCTATTTGAAAAAAGTGCCACCTACTTTGACTCAGAAGTTGTACCACGGCGGGGGGCTGCCCTCCTGCCACGAGCCAAGATCATCACAGTGCTCACCAACCCTGCTGACAGGGCCTACTCCTGGTACCAG CATCAGCGAGCCCATGGAGACCCAGTTGCTCTGAACTATACCTTCTATCAGGTGATTTCAGCCTCCTCCCAGACCCCTCTGGCACTACGCTCCCTGCAGAACCGCTGTCTTGTCCCTGGCTACTATTCTACCCATCTACAACGCTGGCTGACTTACTACCCCTCTGGACAG TTGCTGATTGTGGATGGGCAAGAGCTGCGTACCAACCCAGCAGCCTCAATGGAGAGCATCCAGAAGTTCCTGG GTTTGATGATGATAAGGGATTTTGGTGCCAGGGACTTGAAGGTGGTAAGACTCGCTGTCTAG